One endosymbiont 'TC1' of Trimyema compressum genomic window, TAAAAACTGGAAAATAGATATTTTAGATTCTCATGAAAATGATGTTGGAGGCTATAAGGAAATTGTTTTTTCTATTGAGGGACAAGGGACTTATAGTCAATTGAAGTATGAAAGTGGTGTCCATAGAGTCCAGAGAATTCCAACTACAGAATCAGGTGGCCGTATTCATACCTCAACAGTAACAGTTGCTGTTTTACCTGAGGCTGAGGAAGTAGACGTAGATATTAATCCTAATGATGTTCGTGTTGATTTATTCTGTTCTAGTGGACCAGGAGGACAGTCTGTTAATACAACTCAGTCCGCTGTTCGCTTAACTCACGTTCCAAGTGGTATAGTGGTTTCTTGTCAGGACGAAAAGAGTCAGCATAAGAATAAGGACAAAGCTATGAAGGTTTTAAGGGCTAGACTTTATGAAAAGACTATGGAAGAAGAAGCAGCAAAAATTGCTAGTGAAAGAAAAAGCCAAGTTGGTACAGGTGATAGAAGTGAGAGAATTAGAACCTATAACTTTCCTCAAAATAGAATTACGGACCACCGTATTGGTTTAACAATTCACCGTTTAGATGGTTTTCTTGAAGGTGATTTAGAAGAAATTATCAATGCTTTAATTACAACCAATCAAGCAGAAAGATTAAAAGAATCTGTTTAAGATGACTATTTATGATTTATTAAAAGAAGCTAAAAAAAAGCTAAGGCAGTGGGTTATTGTGGAACAGAAGTGGAAGCTATTTTAGCGGATGTCTTAAATAAAGAAAGAGTTTACTTACATATGCATGGCGAAAAAAATGTAGATTCATTAATTGAGAGTACTTTTTTAAAAAAGATAGATATGCTTGAAGCTGGCTATCCTTTTCACTATGTTATGGGAAAAAAAGAGTGGATGGGATTGGATTTTTTAGTCAATGAAGCTACTTTAATACCAAGAGAAGATACGCGAATTTTATTGGAAGCTATTCTATCCTTGAAAGATAAGGCGAGCAATCCTGTTTTAGTCGAAATTGGCACAGGTTCTGGTATTCTACCTGTCCTTGTCAAGAAAAATTGGGAAGATAGTGTGATTTACACAGTTGAGGTTAATGAAACAACGTTAGCTGTCGCTAAGGCAAATTTTAAAAACCATCATGTTGAGATTAGAGCTTTAAAAGGGGATTTTTTAGAACCTTTAAAAGAAAGAAACATAACTTGTAAGGTGCTTTTTTCAAATCCGCCTTACATCAGTAAGGAAGAAATGGAAGTTTTAGATGCTTCAGTAAAAAAAGAACCTTATGGGGCATTTTTTGGTGGTGAAGATGGATTGGATTATTACAGACGTCTAAGTAATGAGTATTCCTTAGTTTTAGAAAAATCAGGTTATTTGATTGTAGAAATAGGCTGGTTGCAAGGTTTAGCTGTAAAAGAGATTTTTGAAAGTAAAGGGCTCATTCATGTAGCAACTTTTAAGGATGATGGTAATCGAGATAGAGTTATTATGATGCAGAGGAAATTAAAATGAAAACAGAGTATTTCAAAGCTTTAGAATCACTGGATAATGTTGCTTTAAACTTAATTATAGATGCTTATAAAAAGGGAGAGCTCATTGCTTTTCCTACTGAAACTGTTTATGGCTTAGGCGCAGATGCATTTAATGAAGAAGCAGTTAATTTAGTTTATAAAGTTAAGGGACGGCCTAGTGATAATCCCCTTATTTTACATATTGGACAATTATCTCAGCTAGAAGAGATTGTTGAAACTATTCCCGAAAAAGGAAAATCTTTAATTAAGGCTTTTTGGCCTGGACCATTAACATTAGTCTTAAACGAAAAGAAAAACTTGTTTCCTAAAAATATAGGTATTAATGGCACTATTG contains:
- the prfA gene encoding peptide chain release factor 1, which produces MLEKLKSIEEKYEAISQELMNPNIASDHKAYQKLMKSHKSMENVVQAFRRYQVVDSEITDTESLLEIETDKSMKEMVEDELKELKEERIKLEEELKVLLLPKDPNDDKSVIIEIRGGAGGNEAALFAGDLFRMYSRFAESKNWKIDILDSHENDVGGYKEIVFSIEGQGTYSQLKYESGVHRVQRIPTTESGGRIHTSTVTVAVLPEAEEVDVDINPNDVRVDLFCSSGPGGQSVNTTQSAVRLTHVPSGIVVSCQDEKSQHKNKDKAMKVLRARLYEKTMEEEAAKIASERKSQVGTGDRSERIRTYNFPQNRITDHRIGLTIHRLDGFLEGDLEEIINALITTNQAERLKESV
- the prmC gene encoding peptide chain release factor N(5)-glutamine methyltransferase; amino-acid sequence: MGYCGTEVEAILADVLNKERVYLHMHGEKNVDSLIESTFLKKIDMLEAGYPFHYVMGKKEWMGLDFLVNEATLIPREDTRILLEAILSLKDKASNPVLVEIGTGSGILPVLVKKNWEDSVIYTVEVNETTLAVAKANFKNHHVEIRALKGDFLEPLKERNITCKVLFSNPPYISKEEMEVLDASVKKEPYGAFFGGEDGLDYYRRLSNEYSLVLEKSGYLIVEIGWLQGLAVKEIFESKGLIHVATFKDDGNRDRVIMMQRKLK